From Daucus carota subsp. sativus chromosome 6, DH1 v3.0, whole genome shotgun sequence, the proteins below share one genomic window:
- the LOC108225890 gene encoding uncharacterized protein LOC108225890 has translation MTPRLGGRLFQQYVVDAFSSIEQTRLWWFRKNQTILRNELYSHICDSVRSRELSSANVGKGVILPAGYVGSKRYMQENFQDALAVCRQVGHPDIFLTMTTNLLWDEIQKMMAFLPGCKSENSLDIISRVFRLKLDQLTADIKKKAYFGVCVGVMYVVEFQKRGLPHVHMLIWLDSKSKIYLKNNTDQFVSAEIPDPVEDPVGYAVVKAFMIHGPCGLQNTNSPCMKGLKCIRHFPKKYSARTMFDESGFPIYRRRRQDITVKVRNSELDNQWVIPYNRDLLVKYQCHMNIEICCHARSLKYLFKYCLKGHDTATVHVIGRKKRTSNKNPGEPIDEIDAYFDGRYICGAESAYRIFGFPIHHRTISVERLPFHLPVQKNCTFRSNKPLDKVAEREKDRMSKLEAFFHLCANNVSARQYTYQEVPEHFVWDDGQREWRGRKRGYQIGRLSYTHHSSGEVWFMRLLLTKVKGPTSFSALRTVNGVCYDTFRDACKEYGLLDDDKEWHEVLDQCSSGGLPPQIRQLFVHIIVNCKVTDLSLLWSKHWQQMVDDIVLKRRRLNKDDSLMLDDQQLQYYALAEIDNLLRSIGKSLKNYSQLPQPPENYLNHGTNNLILEETNYNTIEMEAEYKKLEATMNDEQLNVYNSILDSVGKNKVASSGIAATLMPGGRTAHSRFKIPIVLDEFSVCGIGNKSDIAELIRHTKLIIRDEAPMQHRFAFECLDRSLQDIMRSSDESQSNLPFGGITVVLGGDFRQILPVIPHANRAVILEACITRSRLWNICKIFILKKNMRLNKGTSPSEIEELNKFAKWVLAVGDGKVENHQTGENLVEDEIEVPLQFCDLENDNSVENMITNIYPDFVKNAKDPKYLSQRAILTPTNQTVGHLNSLIVEMIPGESTTYYSVDSAEDFGGTDEDLHSAFPIEYLNSLNIPGLPAHDLKLKPGVVVLLMRNLNQTLGLCNGRMIVTKCLKFCVECEVICGSFIGTRHFIPRMELCPSDSALPFKLVRKQMPLQICYAMTINKSQGQSLQTVGLFLPKPVFTHGQFYVAISRVTSPAGLKVFIDDDRGFPTNITKNVVYKEVFYALPR, from the exons ATGACGCCAAGATTAGGTGGTAGGCTGTTTCAACAGTACGTTGTGGACGCTTTTTCGTCTATTGAACAAACCCGTTTATGGTGGTTTCGTAAGAATCAAACAATCTTGCGAAACGAGCTCTATAGCCATATCTGTGATTCTGTTCGTAGTAGAGAGTTGTCCTCGGCTAATGTTGGCAAAGGTGTGATATTGCCAGCTGGCTATGTCGGCTCTAAACGCTACATGCAAGAGAACTTTCAAGACGCCTTAGCTGTTTGTCGTCAGGTTGGTCATCCCGACATTTTTCTAACCATGACGACAAATCTTTTGTGGGATGAAATTCAGAAAATGATGGCTTTTCTTCCCGGCTGTAAGTCTGAGAATTCTCTAGATATAATTTCAAGAGTATTTCGTTTAAAACTTGATCAGCTGACAGCAGACATAAAGAAGAAAGCATATTTTGGTGTTTGCGTTGGAG TGATGTATGTTGTAGAGTTTCAAAAGCGGGGTCTTCCACACGTCCATATGCTCATATGGCTTGATAGTAAATCAAAGATTTATCTTAAGAATAATACAGACCAATTTGTTTCTGCTGAGATCCCTGATCCTGTGGAAGATCCTGTTGGATATGCTGTCGTGAAAGCTTTCATGATTCATGGTCCCTGTGGATTGCAAAACACCAACTCACCTTGCATGAAAGGTCTAAAATGTATTAGACATTTTCCCAAAAA GTACTCTGCACGCACAATGTTTGATGAAAGTGGCTTTCCCATATATAGAAGAAGACGCCAGGATATAACTGTTAAAGTTAGAAATTCGGAGTTGGACAACCAATGGGTAATTCCTTATAATCGCGATTTATTGGTCAAGTACCAATGTCATATGAACATCGAGATTTGTTGCCATGCTCGGAGTTTGAAATATCTTTTTAAGTACTGTTTAAAGGGCCACGATACTGCCACTGTTCATGTTATTGGCCGTAAGAAAAGGACATCAAACAAAAATCCTGGTGAGCCTATAGATGAAATAGATGCCTATTTTGATGGTCGGTACATATGTGGCGCAGAGTCGGCTTATAGGATTTTTGGGTTTCCTATACACCATCGTACTATATCTGTTGAGCGCTTACCATTCCACTTGCCAGTACAGAAGAATTGCACATTTCGCTCTAATAAGCCATTAGATAAAGTTGCCGAACGGGAGAAGGACAGAATGAGCAAGTTGGAAGCTTTTTTTCATTTGTGTGCCAACAATGTATCTGCTCGGCAATACACATACCAGGAAGTACCTGAGCATTTTGTTTGGGATGATGGCCAAAGAGAATGGAGAGGTAGGAAAAGAGGGTACCAAATTGGAAGACTTTCTTACACACATCACAGTAGCGGTGAAGTGTGGTTTATGAGGTTGTTGCTGACTAAAGTTAAAGGACCAACTTCTTTTTCCGCTCTAAGGACTGTTAATGGTGTTTGCTATGACACTTTTCGTGATGCTTGCAAAGAATATGGTTTGCTTGATGACGACAAAGAGTGGCATGAAGTTCTGGACCAGTGTTCTTCTGGAGGCTTACCTCCTCAAATTCGACAACTCTTTGTTCACATAATCGTTAACTGCAAGGTGACAGATTTGTCTTTATTGTGGAGTAAGCACTGGCAGCAGATGGTGGATGATATTGTTTTGAAGAGGAGGCGGTTAAACAAGGATGACAGCCTAATGCTTGATGACCAACAACTGCAATACTATGCTCTTGCAG AAATTGATAATCTGCTAAGATCTATTGGGAAATCTTTGAAGAATTATTCTCAACTTCCCCAACCACCAGAAAACTATCTCAATCATGGAACCAATAACTTGATTTTGGAAGAAACCAACTACAATACAATAGAAATGGAAGCTGAGTACAAAAAGTTGGAGGCAACAATGAATGACGAACAACTGAATGTCTATAATTCAATCTTAGACTCTGTTGGGAAGAATAAAG TTGCCTCTTCTGGGATTGCTGCAACGCTCATGCCCGGAGGTCGAACTGCTCATTCGAGATTCAAAATCCCTATTGTGCTTGATGAATTTTCAGTCTGTGGTATAGGGAATAAATCAGACATTGCAGAACTTATTAGGCATACGAAGTTGATTATTCGGGATGAAGCTCCAATGCAACATAGGTTTGCATTTGAATGTTTAGATCGTTCTCTCCAGGATATAATGAGGTCTTCAGATGAGTCGCAGTCTAATCTACCATTTGGAGGAATCACAGTTGTTCTTGGAGGCGATTTTCGCCAAATCCTCCCAGTCATACCTCATGCAAACAGGGCTGTTATTTTGGAAGCATGTATAACAAGATCACGTCTTTGGAATATATgtaagatttttatattaaaaaagaacATGAGGCTGAACAAAGGTACGTCTCCTTCTGAAATTGAAGAGTTGAATAAATTTGCCAAATGGGTGCTTGCTGTAGGCGATGGGAAGGTAGAAAACCATCAAACTGGAGAGAATTTGGTTGAGGATGAAATAGAAGTTCCACTCCAATTTTGTGATTTGGAGAATGATAACTCAGTAGAAAACATGATTACAAACATTTATCCAGATTTTGTTAAGAATGCCAAGGATCCAAAGTACCTCAGTCAGCGAGCTATTCTTACACCAACTAACCAAACAGTTGGTCACCTAAACTCTCTTATTGTAGAGATGATCCCTGGTGAATCAACAACTTATTACAGCGTAGATAGTGCTGAGGACTTTGGAGGCACTGATGAAGATTTACATTCTGCCTTCCCTATTGaatatctcaattctctcaacataCCCGGTTTGCCTGCTCatgatttgaagttgaaacccgGTGTTGTTGTTTTGCTCATGCGAAATCTCAATCAAACACTTGGTCTCTGCAATGGCAGAATGATTGTGACCAAGTGTTTGAAATTTTGTGTTGAGTGTGAGGTCATTTGTGGATCTTTTATTGGCACACGACATTTTATTCCACGAATGGAATTATGTCCCAGTGACTCTGCACTGCCATTTAAACTGGTAAGGAAACAAATGCCCCTTCAAATTTGCTACGCGATGACAATAAATAAATCTCAGGGACAATCTTTGCAGACAGTTGGCCTTTTCCTACCGAAGCCTGTATTTACGCACGGCCAGTTCTATGTTGCAATTAGTCGTGTCACCTCTCCTGCAGGTTTGAAGGTGTTTATTGACGATGATCGTGGATTTCCAACAAACATTACGAAGAATGTTGTTTACAAGGAAGTTTTCTACGCTCTGCCTAGGTAG
- the LOC108225891 gene encoding uncharacterized protein LOC108225891 encodes MWHEERVNKCVTKGKPLFSICCRRGEVKLPEPEATPNYLLNLYRDDVRGSKFGRSIRLYNAMFAFTSAGGNVDHSINRGRGPYIYRLNGQNHHVFGSLIPDDGDTPKFCQLYIYDTANEVNNRLRWVKVSDEQPVDVEIVQGLMQMLNDTNELVDKFRIARDRWENNDICDLKVELKICRAQNGRENHISASDEVAGIMVGSSSNTSPDRDIILRPSLGNCSVFRTYIRSLWHCNIHFYFLMVRMDTMIKFLSRVLICLT; translated from the coding sequence ATGTGGCATGAGGAGCGTGTCAACAAGTGTGTTACAAAAGGCAAACCTCTGTTCTCTATTTGCTGTCGTAGAGGTGAAGTTAAATTACCAGAACCAGAGGCCACTCCAAACTACTTGCTAAATCTCTATAGGGATGATGTTAGAGGTTCTAAATTTGGAAGAAGCATAAGGCTTTACAATGCTATGTTTGCGTTTACCTCTGCTGGTGGAAATGTTGATCATTCTATAAACAGGGGTAGGGGTCCATATATATACCGCTTGAATGGTCAAAATCACCATGTTTTTGGCTCCCTAATACCTGATGATGGGGACACTCCAAAATTTTGTCagctttatatatatgatactgCCAATGAAGTTAACAACCGTTTGCGTTGGGTCAAGGTCTCTGATGAACAACCTGTGGATGTGGAAATTGTTCAAGGTTTGATGCAGATGCTCAATGACACTAACGAACTGGTGGATAAATTCCGCATTGCCCGCGATCGTTGGGAGAACAATGATATTTGTGATTTAAAAGTGGAGCTCAAAATATGTCGTGCACAGAACGGGCGGGAGAACCATATATCTGCCTCTGATGAGGTTGCAGGCATAATGGTTGGTTCTAGCTCGAATACTAGTCCAGACCGTGATATAATATTGAGGCCAAGTCTGGGAAACTGCAGCGTGTTTCGTACATACATCCGAAGTTTATGGCACTGCAATATCCATTTTTATTTCCTAATGGTGAGGATGGATACCATGATAAAATTCCTTTCCAGAGTGCTGATATGTCTAACTTGA
- the LOC108228078 gene encoding protein STRICTOSIDINE SYNTHASE-LIKE 3 gives MSATARIVSGIILVFAIYCGTDPFKQGAISEFPEFEAVKVDMPDWSQVPAEKDVENLLQNSEIHFLNQVQGPESMAFDPLGRGPYTGVADGRILFWNGESWLPFAFTSNNRSDLCDPKPSPINYLKNEHICGRALGLRFDKKTGDLYIADAYLGLMKVGPEGGLATSLVTEAEGVPLRFTNDLDIDEEGNIYFTDSSNKYQRRNFMQLVFSADDSGRVLKYNPKTKETSVLLRNLQFPNGLSLSKDRSFFVLCEGAIGRLRKYWLKGEKAGTAEVMAILPGFPDNVRTNEKGDFWVAIHCRRSLYTYFCALHPKIRKLLLKLPIPAKIQYLIHIGGRLHGIIAKYSPEGNLLKILEDSSGKVVKAVSEVEEKDGKLWIGSVLMPFVAVYKL, from the exons ATGTCGGCGACGGCGAGAATTGTTAGCGGGATAATCCTAGTGTTTGCTATATACTGCGGCACAGACCCATTTAAGCAAGGAGCCATATCGGAGTTCCCGGAGTTTGAAGCAGTGAAGGTTGATATGCCGGACTGGTCTCAAGTTCCGGCGGAGAAAGATGTGGAGAACTTGTTACAGAACTCTGAGATTCACTTCTTGAATCAAGTTCAGGGACCCGAGAGTATGGCTTTTGATCCCCTGGGACGTGGGCCTTACACTGGTGTTGCTGATGGCAGAATCTTGTTTTGGAATGGGGAGTCTTGGCTTCCATTTGCTTTTACTTCTAATAATAG GTCAGATCTATGTGACCCAAAACCATCACCAATAAACTACTTGAAAAATGAACACATATGTGGCAGAGCTTTGGGGCTTCGGTTTGACAAGAAAACAGGTGATTTGTATATAGCAGATGCATATCTTGGTTTAATGAAGGTTGGTCCTGAAGGTGGATTGGCAACATCCCTAGTAACTGAAGCTGAAGGTGTTCCTCTGAGGTTCACAAATGACCTGGACATTGATGAGGAAGGAAACATTTATTTTACTGATAGTAGCAACAAGTATCAACGCAG AAACTTCATGCAGCTAGTTTTCTCTGCGGATGATAGTGGCAGGGTCCTAAAATACAATCCTAAAACAAAAGAAACCAGCGTTCTTCTTCGCAATCTCCAATTTCCTAATGGTCTGTCTCTAAGTAAGGACAGATCATTCTTTGTACTCTGTGAAGGAGCCATTGGCAG ATTACGAAAGTACTGGCTGAAAGGCGAGAAAGCGGGGACTGCTGAAGTTATGGCAATCTTACCAGGATTTCCTGACAATGTTAGAACAAATGAAAAGGGCGACTTTTGGGTGGCAATACACTGTCGCCGATCACTCTACACTTACTTTTGTGCACTACATCCCAAAATCCGAAAATTATTGCTGAAGCTTCCAATTCCAGCAAAGATTCAGTATCTGATCCACATTGGAGGCCGGCTGCATGGCATAATTGCAAAGTATAGCCCCGAAGGTAACCTCTTAAAAATATTGGAAGATAGTTCAGGGAAAGTTGTCAAAGCAGTAAGCGAGGtggaagagaaagatgggaagcTGTGGATTGGTAGTGTGTTAATGCCTTTTGTTGCGGTTTACAAATTGTAA
- the LOC108226529 gene encoding uncharacterized protein LOC108226529, producing the protein MSGGKAENLMKTLQISSSEEEYDTDGDSHEEEYDVDGDSNEEEEYEDDEEEEEVFMLGLIKKTKLDRFPSPFKPVAGGFPAWLDPLNLPSDTSINCGICGDPLQFLIQLYAPLCEMESAFHRALFIFMCPSMKCLLQDQHEQRKHPLNNPSRRSVKVFRCQLPRSNQFYTYEVSHHYENVKARLCSWCRTCKGCNDCGSAHYCSKKHQVAHWRKGHKSECRELAVDPQHIRFKPVPRYTIWPQFEIGISVEPKENLMFENGGYATRLASTCNEDEEFDPVLFSIKADADQKSCATFQDRVLRAPRQVLRYCRDAGAKPLWPMSGGRPSETDIPTCCYCGGPRCFEVQIMPQLLYYFGVQNDANSLDWSTVVIYTCEASCDGSASCDGSVAYKEEFAWVQLPELATLR; encoded by the exons GATACTGATGGTGACAGCCATGAAGAAGAGTACGATGTTGATGGTGACAGCAATGAAGAAGAAGAGTACGAAGACGacgaagaagaggaagaagttTTTATGCTAGGattgattaaaaaaactaaactTGATCGGTTTCCTTCTCCATTCAAACCCGTAGCGGGAGGCTTTCca GCTTGGTTGGATCCGCTTAATTTACCATCCGATACCTCTATTAATTGTGGTATTTGTGGCGATCCATTACAGTTTTTGATTCAG CTATATGCCCCCTTATGTGAGATGGAGTCAGCATTTCACAGAGctttatttatattcatgtGTCCCTCTATGAAGTGTCTTTTGCAAGACCAACATGAGCAGCGGAAGCATCCTTTAAATAATCCATCTAGAAG AAGTGTGAAGGTGTTCCGTTGCCAGTTGCCCCGCTCCAATCAGTTTTACACCTATGAAGTCTCACATCATTATGAGAATGTTAAAG CTAGATTATGCAGTTGGTGCAGGACCTGTAAAGGATGCAATGATTGTGGAAGTGCACATTACTGTTCTAAGAAGCATCAG GTTGCTCACTGGCGCAAAGGTCATAAATCTGAATGTCGTGAGTTGGCTGTCGATCCTCAGCACATTAGATTTAAGCCTG TTCCGAGATATACTATTTGGCCACAATTTGAAATCGGTATTAGTGTTGAACCTAAAGAGAATCTGATGTTTGAAAATGGTGGTTATGCTACTCGGTTGGCATCAACATGCAATGAGGATGAAGAATTTGATCCAGTGCTATTCAGTATTAAG gcAGATGCAGACCAAAAAAGTTGTGCCACTTTTCAGGATCGAGTTTTAAGGGCCCCTCGTCAAGTTTTAAG GTATTGCAGGGATGCTGGAGCCAAACCTCTATGGCCCATGTCAGGTGGCCGGCCATCAGAGACTGACATTCCTACATGCTGCTACTGTGGGGGACCTCGCTGCTTTGAGGTTCAG ATTATGCCACAGCTACTATACTACTTTGGCGTGCAAAATGATGCAAATTCTCTTGATTGGTCAACCGTGGTCATTTATACATGTGAAGCCTCTTGTGATGGTAGCGCCTCTTGTGATGGAAGCGTGGCTTACAAAGAGGAATTTGCTTGGGTTCAACTTCCTGAACTTGCTACACTGAGATGA